Proteins co-encoded in one Thermosphaera sp. genomic window:
- a CDS encoding ParB/RepB/Spo0J family partition protein encodes MNENGLNSLNISAKHRNMMGKKVYRSRLEFIPVSRLVADPMNPKKDIGDVYPLVKDIRKRGFLSPLTVRPLRDGKYGVISGLRRLEAARIADLQEVPCLVVDNLPDEEVVKWAYEEEKTHILFTADDVYNALEKLKNHLGSWRQAAKALNIPWSTAYSLIERIGAKRTLKELGLEEIDARNKRAKSSEATMKGVKKTTAKKLHQAQKLLLKIVEKRGEENGLTDGKSKECVKKFLENPLEAAEQLEWKPKRFKADEKGPYLHQQLKRPETILSIPKSPTKIELHQLPNSIAPAMFPIARLNAPFDNIRILLCPNCLNPLRGLGHGSPIACLECGFPNQDKWKPV; translated from the coding sequence ATGAACGAAAATGGCCTCAACTCCCTAAATATATCTGCAAAACATAGAAATATGATGGGTAAAAAGGTTTACAGGTCTAGGCTGGAGTTCATCCCAGTAAGCAGGCTCGTAGCAGATCCGATGAACCCGAAAAAAGACATAGGCGATGTTTACCCGCTTGTGAAGGACATAAGAAAGCGAGGGTTTCTATCACCCTTAACCGTGAGGCCGCTGCGTGACGGGAAATATGGAGTCATAAGTGGTTTACGCAGATTGGAAGCCGCACGAATAGCCGATTTGCAGGAGGTTCCCTGCCTAGTTGTGGACAATCTTCCAGACGAAGAGGTGGTTAAATGGGCATATGAGGAAGAGAAAACACATATCCTGTTCACCGCCGATGATGTCTATAACGCATTAGAAAAGCTCAAAAACCACTTAGGCTCTTGGAGACAGGCAGCCAAAGCCCTGAACATTCCTTGGTCCACCGCATATTCGTTGATCGAACGCATAGGGGCAAAGAGAACGCTTAAAGAACTGGGTTTAGAAGAAATTGACGCTAGAAATAAACGGGCTAAGAGCTCTGAGGCAACTATGAAAGGTGTGAAAAAGACAACCGCTAAAAAGCTACACCAAGCCCAAAAGCTTCTGCTGAAAATAGTGGAGAAGAGGGGTGAGGAGAACGGCTTAACGGATGGTAAATCGAAGGAATGTGTTAAGAAATTTTTAGAGAACCCTCTTGAAGCCGCTGAACAACTAGAATGGAAACCCAAACGTTTCAAAGCAGATGAAAAGGGCCCATACCTCCATCAACAACTCAAAAGACCCGAAACAATCCTCAGCATACCTAAGTCACCAACTAAAATAGAACTACACCAGCTACCTAATTCTATCGCACCCGCAATGTTCCCAATAGCTAGACTAAACGCACCTTTCGACAACATACGAATACTGCTGTGCCCCAACTGCTTGAACCCCCTCAGGGGACTTGGCCACGGTAGCCCCATAGCATGCCTAGAATGCGGCTTCCCCAACCAAGACAAATGGAAACCAGTCTAA